One Hyphomicrobium sp. CS1GBMeth3 DNA window includes the following coding sequences:
- the gloB gene encoding hydroxyacylglutathione hydrolase: protein MAQAEIHQFPCLKDNYGVLIHDAEGGVTIAVDAPDAAAVRDALNARGWRLTHILVTHHHADHTGGIPVLKEETGCEVIGPKTESVRIPGLDRGVTEPDVLSLGTLKIQVFDTPGHTLGHISYWLPDAKVAFVGDTLFAMGCGRVLEGTAEMMWTSLGKIVRLPADTALYCGHEYTVANGKFGITIEPGNARLAEHLASAEAARAAGQPTLPTRVDLELETNVFLRADQKAIRTHVGLPDAPAWKVFANLRERKNRF, encoded by the coding sequence ATGGCCCAAGCTGAGATTCATCAATTCCCGTGCCTTAAAGACAATTATGGCGTCCTCATCCACGATGCGGAAGGGGGCGTTACGATTGCGGTTGATGCACCCGACGCGGCGGCCGTCAGGGACGCGCTGAACGCGCGCGGCTGGCGCCTGACGCATATTCTCGTCACTCATCACCACGCCGACCACACGGGCGGCATTCCGGTGCTGAAAGAGGAAACGGGCTGCGAGGTGATCGGTCCCAAAACCGAATCAGTGCGCATCCCGGGCCTCGATCGCGGCGTGACGGAGCCTGACGTTCTAAGCCTCGGAACACTCAAGATACAGGTGTTCGACACCCCGGGACATACGTTGGGCCACATCTCCTACTGGCTGCCGGACGCCAAGGTCGCCTTCGTCGGCGACACATTGTTCGCCATGGGCTGCGGTCGCGTGCTCGAGGGCACGGCGGAGATGATGTGGACGTCTCTCGGAAAAATCGTACGCCTGCCGGCCGATACGGCGCTTTATTGCGGACACGAGTACACGGTCGCGAACGGCAAGTTCGGCATCACCATCGAGCCCGGCAACGCGCGCCTGGCCGAGCACCTGGCAAGTGCCGAGGCCGCCCGCGCCGCAGGCCAACCGACTCTGCCGACACGCGTCGATCTCGAGCTCGAAACGAACGTGTTTCTGCGCGCCGACCAGAAGGCCATTCGCACGCACGTGGGGCTGCCGGACGCGCCGGCATGGAAGGTCTTCGCCAACCTCCGCGAGCGCAAGAACCGCTTTTGA
- a CDS encoding cupin domain-containing protein, which produces MDADLIIAELGLKPHPEGGHYRETFRDADPANGRAHSTAIYFLLREGEVSRWHRVDAVEVWHWYAGAPLILAVAPPEGTKTTLRLGPAVIDGDRPQGIAPKGHWQQAWSLGAWTLVGCTVAPGFEFDGFELAAPGFEPRVPEPQS; this is translated from the coding sequence ATGGACGCCGATCTCATCATCGCCGAGTTGGGGCTCAAGCCGCACCCCGAAGGCGGGCACTACCGCGAAACCTTCCGTGACGCCGACCCGGCGAACGGCCGCGCCCATTCGACCGCCATCTATTTTCTGCTTCGCGAGGGCGAGGTCTCGCGCTGGCACCGCGTCGATGCGGTCGAGGTCTGGCACTGGTACGCTGGCGCACCGCTCATACTCGCCGTCGCGCCGCCCGAAGGCACTAAGACGACGCTGCGACTGGGCCCCGCCGTGATCGACGGCGACCGGCCACAAGGCATCGCGCCCAAGGGACACTGGCAGCAGGCTTGGTCCCTCGGCGCCTGGACGCTCGTCGGCTGCACGGTGGCCCCAGGATTCGAGTTCGACGGTTTCGAGCTCGCCGCCCCCGGATTCGAGCCGCGCGTGCCCGAGCCTCAAAGCTGA
- a CDS encoding NYN domain-containing protein, producing MKVESTGTVLSTVFVDYDNIYLSLKRKNEEAAKRFAKDAALWLREIESGRLITPTNGTPLNAQRRIVMSRCYGNPVPRRNASDNSTDMNSFPFVRHHFLRAGFEVVDCPPLTAQLKNSADIRMVMDVRDVLNHETRFDEFILLSGDADFTPVLHRLRAHARRTVVFANDHTAQPYTAISDGEVREADLIALLLEGRIDNEVKSGGTLREPSSAELETMRKSIVNEVAGTVRSAGQPVPLEALADRAVRTLGHDKTVGSAWGGAGSFRDLLARALPKDIKLTDQPPYFAYEPTRQIAREIEARPEVRTEQQPAPPARRIEVQEERYDPRFDAPSQPARTEARADYARDQRSPEPALEPQRAERPQLDREPRTEQRPAPRFDDPRFAPTREERAVPAYPRTEQSAPQQSRPEAPPASPAYGQSGFFAPPPDRAPLAIPAAAPPRAEAPAPRQPVTRTADQASQIQQSIARIHEACQAPPLSPPEYRVLFEVMAVEISANNLSGQQTLINIVERAREMGLEVRRDDVRFVLEVVSEADPWFEQGASANLFASRFRNFVVARCRSQGLNLSADEIDLIDAWFGGAPASQRLAQGVAQQQAPVPNRPAAQPQGYGAPAPQQPSGDRWSSQGVQPASPFGSEAEEDEFPRIVRSRLRG from the coding sequence ATGAAGGTGGAGTCCACCGGGACTGTTCTCAGTACGGTATTCGTCGACTACGACAACATTTACCTGTCGCTGAAACGGAAGAACGAGGAAGCGGCCAAGCGCTTCGCCAAGGATGCCGCGCTGTGGCTGCGCGAGATCGAGAGCGGACGCCTGATCACGCCGACCAACGGCACCCCGCTCAACGCTCAGCGCCGCATCGTCATGAGCCGCTGCTACGGCAATCCTGTTCCGCGCCGCAACGCATCCGATAACTCGACGGACATGAACTCGTTTCCGTTCGTGCGCCACCACTTCCTGCGCGCGGGCTTCGAGGTCGTCGACTGCCCGCCGCTGACCGCGCAGCTCAAGAATTCCGCCGACATCCGCATGGTGATGGACGTGCGCGACGTGCTCAACCACGAGACGCGCTTCGACGAGTTCATCCTGCTTTCTGGCGACGCCGACTTCACCCCCGTTCTGCATCGCCTCCGCGCTCACGCCCGCCGCACGGTCGTATTCGCCAACGACCACACCGCTCAGCCCTACACCGCCATCAGCGACGGCGAAGTGCGCGAGGCCGATCTCATCGCGCTCTTGCTCGAAGGACGCATCGACAACGAGGTCAAGTCCGGCGGCACGCTGCGTGAGCCGTCCTCCGCCGAGCTCGAGACGATGCGCAAGTCGATCGTCAACGAGGTGGCCGGCACCGTCCGCTCGGCCGGCCAGCCCGTGCCGCTGGAGGCGCTCGCCGATCGCGCTGTGCGCACCCTTGGCCACGACAAGACCGTGGGCTCGGCCTGGGGCGGCGCCGGCAGCTTCCGCGACCTTCTCGCCCGCGCGCTGCCAAAGGACATCAAGCTGACCGATCAGCCGCCCTACTTCGCCTACGAGCCGACGCGCCAGATCGCCCGCGAGATCGAGGCACGGCCCGAAGTGCGCACGGAGCAGCAGCCGGCACCGCCCGCGCGCCGTATCGAGGTGCAGGAAGAGCGCTACGATCCGCGCTTCGATGCACCGTCCCAGCCGGCACGCACCGAAGCCCGCGCCGACTACGCACGCGACCAGCGTTCACCCGAACCGGCGCTGGAGCCGCAGCGCGCTGAGCGCCCGCAGCTCGACCGCGAGCCTCGTACGGAGCAGCGCCCCGCACCGCGCTTCGATGATCCGCGCTTTGCACCGACCCGCGAGGAGCGCGCCGTCCCGGCTTATCCCCGCACGGAGCAGAGCGCACCCCAGCAGAGCCGTCCCGAGGCGCCGCCTGCGTCGCCGGCCTACGGCCAGTCCGGGTTCTTTGCGCCGCCGCCGGATCGCGCGCCGCTCGCCATCCCTGCTGCAGCGCCGCCCCGCGCCGAAGCCCCTGCGCCCCGGCAGCCGGTCACCCGCACGGCCGATCAAGCATCCCAGATCCAGCAGTCGATCGCGCGCATTCACGAGGCCTGCCAGGCCCCGCCACTTTCGCCGCCGGAGTACCGCGTGCTGTTCGAGGTGATGGCCGTGGAGATCTCCGCCAACAATCTTTCCGGTCAACAGACTCTGATCAACATCGTCGAGCGGGCGCGAGAGATGGGCCTCGAGGTACGTCGCGACGACGTGCGGTTCGTGCTGGAGGTCGTGAGCGAGGCCGACCCGTGGTTCGAGCAGGGCGCGTCCGCGAATCTCTTCGCGAGCCGCTTCCGCAACTTCGTCGTCGCACGCTGCCGCTCACAGGGCCTCAATCTGTCGGCCGACGAGATCGACTTGATCGATGCCTGGTTCGGCGGCGCGCCGGCGTCGCAGCGCCTGGCACAGGGCGTCGCGCAGCAGCAGGCACCGGTTCCGAACCGTCCGGCCGCGCAACCGCAGGGCTACGGCGCACCCGCTCCGCAGCAACCGAGCGGAGATCGCTGGTCGTCGCAAGGCGTGCAACCGGCTTCGCCGTTTGGCAGCGAAGCGGAGGAAGACGAGTTCCCACGCATCGTACGCTCGCGTCTGCGCGGCTGA
- the phbB gene encoding acetoacetyl-CoA reductase, whose amino-acid sequence MARVALVTGGTRGIGHAISIALKNKGYRVAANYAGNDAAAQQFQAETGIPVYKWNVGDYDACTKGVAEVTKALGPIDVLVNNAGITRDAMLHKMTPEQWREVISVDLDSVFYMSRLVIDTMRSRSFGRIINISSINGRKGQMGQTNYSAAKAGMHGFTKALAFETAAKGITVNTIAPGYINTEMVAAVPKEVLDTKIIPQIPVGRLGEAEEIARAVAFVAADDAGFITGACLDVNGGHYIAL is encoded by the coding sequence ATGGCGCGCGTCGCTTTGGTTACTGGGGGTACGCGTGGCATCGGCCACGCCATCTCGATTGCACTCAAGAACAAGGGCTATCGCGTTGCTGCGAACTATGCCGGGAACGATGCCGCGGCTCAGCAGTTCCAGGCCGAGACCGGCATTCCGGTCTACAAGTGGAACGTCGGCGATTACGATGCCTGCACAAAGGGTGTCGCCGAGGTTACCAAGGCCCTCGGCCCCATCGATGTTCTGGTCAACAACGCCGGCATAACGCGCGACGCGATGCTGCATAAGATGACGCCCGAGCAGTGGCGCGAGGTGATCAGCGTCGACCTCGACTCCGTCTTCTACATGAGCCGGCTCGTCATCGACACCATGCGTTCGCGCAGCTTCGGCCGCATCATCAACATCTCGTCGATCAACGGCCGCAAAGGCCAGATGGGCCAGACCAACTACTCGGCGGCCAAGGCCGGCATGCACGGTTTCACCAAGGCGCTCGCCTTCGAGACGGCCGCGAAGGGGATCACCGTCAACACCATCGCACCCGGCTACATCAACACCGAAATGGTCGCTGCCGTGCCGAAGGAAGTGCTCGACACGAAGATCATTCCGCAGATTCCGGTTGGCCGTCTTGGCGAGGCCGAGGAGATCGCGCGCGCAGTAGCGTTCGTTGCTGCTGATGACGCGGGCTTCATCACTGGCGCGTGCCTCGACGTCAATGGCGGTCACTACATCGCGCTGTAA
- a CDS encoding acetyl-CoA C-acetyltransferase, which produces MSADSTTIVIAGAARTPVGSFNGSLASLPAHELGKVAITAALERANTQPGDVSEVILGQVLTAAQGQGPARQASIAAGIPVDTPAWSVNQICGSGLRAVALGAQQIQTGDATIVVAGGQESMSRSVHAAHMRDGTKMGDVKFVDTMVKDGLWDAFNNYHMGTTAENVARQWQVSRAEQDAFAAASQNKAEAARKSGKFKDEIAPVTIKGKKGDVVVDTDEYIKEGVTAEGISKLRPAFDPKEGTVTAANASGINDGAAAVVLMTAEEAAKRGVKPLARIVSWATSGVDPSIMGTGPIPASKKALEKAGWKIEDLDLIEANEAFAAQAISVNKGLGWDTDKVNVNGGAIAIGHPIGASGARILVTLLHEMQRRDAKKGLATLCIGGGMGVAMCLARD; this is translated from the coding sequence ATGAGTGCGGACAGCACAACAATCGTCATCGCCGGTGCCGCAAGAACACCTGTCGGATCTTTCAACGGTTCGCTCGCGAGCTTGCCTGCGCATGAACTCGGCAAGGTGGCTATTACAGCCGCGCTCGAGCGCGCGAACACACAGCCGGGCGATGTCTCCGAAGTCATTCTCGGCCAGGTTCTCACGGCCGCACAAGGACAGGGTCCTGCGCGGCAGGCCTCAATCGCGGCGGGCATCCCGGTCGATACGCCGGCGTGGAGCGTGAATCAGATTTGCGGCTCGGGCCTGCGCGCCGTCGCGCTCGGCGCGCAGCAGATCCAGACTGGCGATGCGACGATCGTCGTTGCGGGCGGCCAGGAGAGCATGAGCCGCTCCGTGCATGCGGCTCACATGCGTGACGGTACCAAGATGGGCGACGTGAAGTTCGTCGACACCATGGTGAAGGATGGCCTGTGGGATGCCTTCAACAACTATCACATGGGCACGACGGCCGAGAACGTTGCGCGGCAGTGGCAGGTGTCGCGCGCCGAGCAGGATGCTTTCGCTGCGGCTTCGCAGAACAAGGCGGAAGCGGCTCGAAAGTCCGGCAAGTTCAAAGATGAGATCGCGCCTGTCACTATCAAGGGCAAGAAGGGCGACGTTGTCGTCGACACCGACGAGTACATTAAGGAAGGCGTGACGGCTGAGGGTATTTCCAAGCTGCGCCCTGCTTTCGATCCGAAGGAAGGCACGGTCACGGCTGCCAATGCGTCGGGCATCAACGACGGCGCAGCCGCTGTGGTGCTGATGACGGCCGAGGAAGCGGCGAAGCGTGGCGTGAAGCCGCTCGCGCGCATCGTGTCGTGGGCGACCTCGGGTGTCGATCCGTCGATCATGGGCACGGGGCCGATCCCCGCCTCCAAGAAGGCGCTCGAGAAGGCCGGCTGGAAGATCGAAGACCTCGATCTCATCGAAGCCAACGAGGCGTTCGCTGCCCAGGCCATCTCCGTCAACAAGGGCCTCGGCTGGGATACGGACAAAGTGAACGTCAACGGCGGCGCTATCGCCATCGGCCATCCGATCGGCGCATCGGGCGCGCGCATCCTCGTCACGCTGCTGCACGAAATGCAGCGGCGCGACGCCAAGAAGGGCCTCGCCACGCTCTGCATCGGCGGCGGCATGGGCGTTGCCATGTGCCTGGCCCGCGACTGA
- the phaR gene encoding polyhydroxyalkanoate synthesis repressor PhaR, whose product MAQPMLNKSDPQPEKKEAVVIKKYANRRLYNTETSTYVTLEDLAQMVRNDKDFVVYDAKSGDDLTHAVLTQIIVEQESREGGQTLLPIPFLRQLIRFYDDNIGTMVPSYLQFSLEALVKEQEKFRSMFASAFANPAAAFEAYQDQARKNMAMFEQAMAMWTSFGGAASQGKRDDKTNEDAARSGGTPGEAPKAELDELKAQLSAMQQRIDRLAKDRE is encoded by the coding sequence ATGGCCCAGCCGATGCTCAACAAATCCGACCCGCAGCCTGAGAAAAAAGAAGCGGTCGTCATCAAGAAGTACGCGAACCGTCGGCTCTACAATACCGAGACGAGCACGTACGTGACGCTCGAAGACCTCGCGCAGATGGTCCGCAATGACAAGGACTTCGTCGTCTACGACGCCAAGTCCGGCGACGACCTCACGCATGCGGTTCTGACGCAAATCATCGTCGAGCAGGAAAGCCGCGAAGGCGGACAGACGCTGCTCCCGATCCCGTTCCTGCGCCAGCTGATCCGCTTCTACGACGACAACATCGGTACCATGGTGCCGAGCTATCTCCAGTTCAGTCTCGAGGCCTTGGTCAAGGAGCAGGAGAAATTCCGCTCCATGTTCGCGAGCGCCTTCGCCAATCCCGCAGCCGCGTTCGAGGCCTACCAGGACCAAGCACGCAAGAACATGGCAATGTTCGAGCAGGCGATGGCCATGTGGACCTCCTTCGGCGGTGCAGCAAGCCAGGGCAAGAGGGACGATAAGACCAACGAAGATGCGGCACGCAGCGGCGGCACACCGGGCGAGGCTCCCAAGGCCGAACTCGACGAGCTCAAGGCGCAGCTTTCCGCAATGCAACAGCGCATCGACCGCCTCGCGAAGGACCGCGAGTAG
- a CDS encoding EAL domain-containing protein, translating to MSDREPAAFSRTWLLEALDENRFVLFLQPVVTALSRKVAFYEALLRLKLPDGMLVSAGTFIEDAEALGLVGQLDRRALELGAALLAADPMLKLAVNISSLTAGDDDWSAALQRLAAGCSDIHSRLIVEVTETATIRDFDVARAFFDRLRALGCRIALDDFGAGNTSLRHLRVLNLDILKIDAALLAGLPDDPRARALAKSVIDMAEGLGLETVAEWGGDEAGASFLEAAGVTYLQGFLFGAPVSVEELKSNGRI from the coding sequence GTGTCGGACCGCGAACCCGCAGCGTTTTCTCGCACATGGCTGCTCGAAGCCCTCGACGAGAACCGTTTCGTCCTCTTTTTGCAGCCCGTTGTCACTGCTTTGAGCCGCAAGGTTGCGTTCTACGAAGCGCTTCTGCGGCTTAAACTGCCCGATGGCATGCTCGTCTCGGCGGGCACGTTCATCGAGGATGCGGAAGCGCTCGGGCTCGTCGGCCAACTCGATCGCCGGGCGCTCGAGCTTGGCGCCGCGCTGCTCGCAGCCGATCCCATGCTCAAGCTCGCGGTCAATATCTCGAGCCTGACCGCTGGCGACGACGACTGGTCTGCGGCTTTGCAAAGGCTCGCGGCAGGGTGCTCGGATATCCATTCTCGCCTCATCGTGGAGGTGACGGAGACGGCCACCATACGCGACTTCGATGTCGCTCGCGCCTTCTTCGATAGGCTCCGCGCGCTCGGGTGCCGGATTGCGCTCGATGACTTCGGCGCCGGCAATACGTCGCTTCGCCATTTGCGGGTGCTCAACCTCGATATCCTCAAGATCGACGCGGCGCTGCTCGCGGGCCTGCCGGACGATCCACGCGCACGTGCCTTGGCCAAGTCGGTCATCGACATGGCCGAGGGGCTCGGGCTCGAGACGGTGGCGGAGTGGGGTGGAGACGAGGCGGGCGCGTCATTTCTCGAGGCGGCGGGCGTCACCTACCTGCAGGGGTTTCTTTTTGGCGCGCCCGTGTCGGTCGAAGAGCTCAAGTCGAACGGGCGGATTTAA
- the rpmF gene encoding 50S ribosomal protein L32 translates to MAVPRKKTSPMKKGQRQSHDKLSAPAYVEDKDSGERRRPHHIDLKTGKYRGRQILEPKSDA, encoded by the coding sequence ATGGCTGTTCCTAGGAAAAAGACCTCGCCCATGAAGAAGGGCCAGCGCCAGTCGCACGACAAGCTCAGCGCTCCCGCCTATGTCGAGGACAAGGACAGCGGCGAGCGTCGCCGTCCGCATCACATCGATCTCAAGACCGGCAAATATCGCGGCCGGCAGATCCTCGAGCCGAAGTCCGACGCCTGA
- the mtgA gene encoding monofunctional biosynthetic peptidoglycan transglycosylase, which yields MDKDTREAEGSPSEAASFADAPRSEGGPATRDPSPQGTEERAASPEAHAVSTPPDAPEDPLADAPESAALDQRVNAVDDPEPVQVSVPSPETDIFSVSPAEQGAPPAAPVAEPEPEVFQGTETAPPDVSDSEPWRGAIAEALAEPPPVLPVEPAPAEESVSPSLDLPAAEPELESSGDPPASSEQAPDPPQPAPRLSVASPAAAVDASEVSSDVSGPDTRDAAFELAAKDLFHPPESREDPHLITLGRRLDPALRASRSDVADIAPRSEAATGRATPWAGYLRTAIRYGLYAVASYFALVLVLMVLFRFVNPPGSMLMLTQLLGGTAIDRRWVPLSAISPHLVRAVIVSEDGRFCEHSGIDTAAIKEAIDRAARGTPRGASTISMQVTKNLFLWNAKSYLRKVIEIPLTLLMELVWPKWRVLEVYLNIAEWAPGVFGAEAAARHHFNKSAARLSERESALLAAVLPNPVVRNAGSPGPQTSAKARVVQARVRAYGAVASCVTSAAAPAPRPASAVPTVVKRPTARKVPAQKRPAAPARKLQQQQPKSDDWAPMINFGPP from the coding sequence GTGGATAAGGACACCCGTGAGGCGGAGGGGTCGCCCAGCGAGGCGGCGTCATTTGCCGATGCACCCCGTTCCGAAGGGGGGCCAGCCACGCGGGATCCTTCTCCGCAGGGCACGGAAGAGCGCGCGGCTTCGCCCGAGGCGCACGCGGTATCAACACCACCCGATGCGCCCGAAGACCCACTGGCTGACGCACCCGAAAGCGCTGCACTCGACCAGCGTGTGAATGCTGTCGACGATCCGGAGCCGGTGCAAGTCTCGGTGCCAAGCCCGGAGACGGACATCTTTTCCGTCTCGCCTGCCGAGCAGGGTGCGCCCCCTGCCGCTCCTGTGGCTGAGCCAGAGCCGGAGGTTTTCCAGGGTACGGAAACTGCGCCACCGGACGTCAGCGATAGCGAGCCCTGGCGCGGCGCGATCGCGGAAGCGCTGGCGGAGCCGCCTCCTGTTTTGCCCGTGGAGCCCGCGCCGGCTGAAGAGAGCGTTTCGCCGTCGCTCGACTTGCCAGCAGCGGAGCCGGAGCTGGAGTCGTCCGGCGATCCTCCAGCGAGTTCGGAGCAAGCTCCTGATCCGCCACAGCCAGCGCCGCGGTTGTCGGTTGCGAGCCCTGCCGCCGCCGTCGATGCGTCCGAGGTCTCGTCAGACGTTTCCGGGCCCGATACCCGCGATGCCGCTTTCGAATTGGCGGCCAAGGATCTTTTTCATCCACCCGAGTCACGGGAAGATCCGCACCTCATAACGCTGGGGCGCCGGCTGGACCCGGCGTTGCGCGCTTCGCGCTCGGACGTGGCTGACATCGCGCCGCGATCCGAAGCTGCGACGGGACGTGCTACGCCTTGGGCGGGCTATCTGCGCACGGCGATCCGCTACGGTCTTTATGCGGTTGCGAGCTACTTCGCGCTCGTGCTGGTGCTCATGGTCCTGTTTCGCTTCGTCAATCCGCCAGGCTCGATGCTGATGCTGACGCAGCTTCTCGGCGGCACGGCGATTGATCGCAGGTGGGTGCCGCTCAGCGCCATCTCTCCGCATCTCGTGCGGGCTGTGATCGTGTCGGAGGACGGGCGCTTTTGCGAGCACAGCGGCATCGATACGGCGGCGATCAAGGAGGCCATCGACCGCGCCGCCAGAGGCACGCCGCGCGGTGCCAGCACGATCTCCATGCAGGTGACGAAGAATCTGTTCCTGTGGAATGCCAAGAGCTATCTGCGCAAGGTCATCGAGATCCCGCTGACGCTGCTGATGGAGCTTGTATGGCCGAAGTGGCGTGTGCTCGAGGTCTATCTCAACATCGCGGAATGGGCGCCCGGCGTGTTCGGTGCGGAGGCCGCGGCGCGCCATCACTTCAACAAGTCCGCAGCGCGGCTCAGCGAGCGCGAGTCCGCGCTGCTCGCGGCCGTGCTTCCCAACCCTGTCGTGCGCAACGCCGGCTCGCCCGGGCCGCAGACGTCGGCCAAAGCGCGGGTCGTGCAGGCGCGCGTGAGGGCCTATGGAGCTGTCGCATCGTGCGTGACCTCCGCTGCGGCGCCCGCGCCGCGTCCGGCATCGGCTGTGCCTACGGTGGTCAAGAGGCCCACGGCTCGCAAGGTCCCGGCGCAGAAGCGCCCTGCCGCCCCCGCTCGCAAGCTGCAGCAACAGCAGCCAAAGTCCGACGACTGGGCGCCGATGATCAACTTCGGGCCGCCCTAG
- a CDS encoding polyprenyl synthetase family protein, protein MTFAQRLDRIRGLTEARLEKLLGAETDAQNQDGSPPRRLRDAIGHATLGGGKRFRPYLVVESAALFGLSEAEAIDTAAALECVHCYSLVHDDLPAMDNDATRRGLPTVWKAYDEWTAILAGDALLTFAFEILSRPEAHPSPEVRLDLTAGLAKAAGMAGMVGGQALDLEAERLGAGKPPALNEILHLQSLKTGALIRFACEAGAILGQAKPDERQALRTYGKEIGLAFQIADDLLDAEGDAATVGKAVSKDAAAGKATLVSLMGIDAARAELQRVEQAAVDALRSFGPRAEPLTEAARFVASRNR, encoded by the coding sequence ATGACCTTCGCGCAAAGGCTGGATCGGATCAGAGGGCTAACGGAGGCCCGTCTGGAGAAGCTCTTAGGGGCAGAAACTGACGCACAAAATCAAGACGGCTCCCCCCCGCGCCGGCTTCGCGACGCTATCGGCCATGCGACGCTCGGGGGCGGAAAAAGGTTCCGGCCCTATCTTGTCGTCGAGAGTGCCGCACTTTTCGGCCTTTCCGAGGCGGAAGCCATTGATACGGCCGCTGCCCTCGAATGCGTCCATTGCTACTCCCTCGTTCACGACGACCTGCCGGCCATGGACAACGACGCCACGCGCCGCGGTTTGCCTACGGTTTGGAAGGCTTACGACGAATGGACGGCGATCCTCGCCGGCGATGCCCTGTTAACGTTCGCCTTCGAGATCCTGAGCCGGCCCGAAGCTCACCCGAGCCCGGAAGTGCGCCTTGATCTGACAGCCGGCCTTGCCAAGGCCGCGGGCATGGCCGGGATGGTCGGTGGCCAGGCGCTCGACCTCGAGGCGGAGCGCTTAGGTGCTGGAAAACCGCCAGCTCTCAACGAGATCTTGCATCTGCAAAGCCTGAAAACGGGAGCCTTGATCCGCTTCGCCTGCGAAGCCGGCGCCATCCTGGGCCAAGCCAAGCCGGACGAGCGGCAGGCTTTGCGCACCTACGGCAAGGAAATCGGGCTCGCGTTTCAGATTGCCGACGATCTGCTCGACGCCGAAGGCGACGCTGCGACCGTCGGCAAGGCGGTGAGCAAGGATGCCGCCGCCGGCAAGGCGACGCTGGTCTCTCTGATGGGCATCGACGCGGCGCGCGCCGAGTTGCAGCGGGTCGAGCAGGCCGCCGTCGACGCACTGCGCTCCTTCGGCCCGCGAGCCGAGCCGCTGACCGAGGCCGCACGCTTTGTCGCCAGCCGCAATCGTTAA